A genomic region of Rheinheimera sp. MMS21-TC3 contains the following coding sequences:
- the murD gene encoding UDP-N-acetylmuramoyl-L-alanine--D-glutamate ligase, which yields MMQGLAKKRIAVVGLGLSGLATVRFLQSLGIKPVLMDSRAKPAAIEQIAADKVDGIYLGKLDANRLAKMDMIVLSPGLAPSHPAIRFAVGQGVELVGDVELFARFCQKPIIAITGSNGKSTVTKLVETMLQHSGINALAAGNIGLPVLDAISQKNIDVFVLELSSFQLDTTTSLTSVASCIVNISADHLDRYSNMAAYTQSKQQVYQQTKLAVYNLDDAATKPLQAEQTLGINLAETNYGITLLDNKAWLKVAGEALLPVAKMSLFGAHNQFNALVAAALALAAGANRQGLITALQQFTPLAHRCSLVLEHKGVRWVNDSKATNIGATLAAIAGLKPSIAGNLILIAGGDGKGADMTELQPVLQREVQQLITLGKDGPAIARLKANSIEVKSLVAAVEAAAKLAKSGDMVLLSPACASLDMFTSYADRGEQFTQAVKAVLL from the coding sequence ATGATGCAAGGTTTAGCTAAAAAGCGGATTGCAGTAGTAGGGTTGGGCCTTTCAGGTCTGGCGACTGTGCGCTTTTTACAAAGCTTAGGCATTAAACCAGTATTAATGGATAGCCGAGCTAAACCTGCAGCTATAGAGCAAATTGCAGCAGATAAAGTAGATGGCATTTATTTAGGCAAGCTAGATGCAAATCGCTTAGCTAAAATGGATATGATAGTGCTAAGCCCTGGGTTAGCACCAAGCCATCCAGCAATCCGCTTTGCTGTAGGTCAAGGTGTGGAGCTTGTAGGTGATGTAGAGCTATTTGCCCGCTTTTGTCAAAAGCCTATTATTGCTATTACCGGCTCTAACGGTAAATCTACCGTCACTAAACTAGTAGAAACCATGCTGCAACATAGCGGTATTAACGCTTTAGCGGCTGGTAATATTGGCTTGCCAGTACTTGATGCTATTAGTCAAAAAAATATAGATGTTTTTGTGTTAGAGCTATCTAGTTTTCAGTTAGATACTACGACCTCCTTAACTAGTGTAGCTAGCTGTATTGTTAATATTAGTGCCGATCATTTAGATCGCTATAGCAATATGGCGGCTTATACCCAGTCTAAACAACAAGTCTATCAGCAAACTAAACTTGCTGTTTACAATTTAGATGATGCAGCTACTAAGCCGCTGCAGGCGGAGCAGACTTTAGGCATTAATCTAGCAGAGACAAATTATGGTATTACCCTGCTAGATAACAAAGCTTGGTTAAAGGTAGCAGGTGAAGCTTTACTGCCAGTGGCGAAAATGAGCTTATTTGGTGCTCATAATCAATTTAATGCCTTAGTTGCCGCAGCTTTAGCTTTAGCTGCAGGTGCTAATCGCCAAGGTTTAATTACAGCCTTACAACAATTTACGCCTTTAGCTCATCGCTGTAGTTTAGTGCTAGAGCACAAAGGTGTGCGTTGGGTTAATGATTCTAAAGCAACCAATATAGGCGCGACTTTAGCTGCTATAGCGGGTTTAAAACCCAGCATAGCAGGCAACTTAATTTTAATTGCCGGTGGTGATGGCAAAGGTGCTGATATGACCGAGCTGCAACCAGTATTGCAGCGCGAGGTGCAGCAGCTTATTACCTTAGGTAAAGATGGCCCAGCAATAGCAAGATTAAAAGCTAATAGTATAGAGGTTAAAAGTTTAGTTGCTGCTGTTGAAGCTGCGGCTAAATTGGCAAAGTCGGGTGATATGGTGTTGCTATCGCCAGCCTGTGCCAGCCTAGATATGTTTACTAGCTACGCAGACCGCGGCGAGCAGTTTACCCAAGCGGTTAAGGCGGTTCTGCTATGA
- the ftsW gene encoding putative lipid II flippase FtsW encodes MKQLSLTVWPNPIAYILQQLVNWWQADDAAAYDKLFLVLLMVILCLGLVMVTSASVPVAARLFDNELHFTIRHLIYIGIGIGLSILVLSVPVQWWHNSNLLLLIAGVVLLVAVLLVGKNVNGSTRWLSLGPVGIQAAEPAKLFFFVYLSSYLVRRHEQVRENFKGFLKPLIMLVVFAGLLLMQPDLGTVIVMFATTVALLFLAGARIWQFGLLIVTGLMLIFALIFYSEYRWKRVTAFLDPWDDPFGSGYQLTQSLMAFGRGSWFGQGLGNSILKLEYLPEAHTDFILAVIAEETGFVGVTILLALLFTLVYRALRIGQRALAKNMSFHGFLAYALAIWIGFQSAVNIGVATGALPTKGLTLPFVSSGGSSLVVMLIAAALLIRIDFEARLKGRQAISGGRHA; translated from the coding sequence ATGAAACAATTAAGCTTAACCGTTTGGCCTAATCCAATAGCTTACATCTTGCAGCAGCTAGTAAATTGGTGGCAAGCCGATGATGCTGCGGCCTACGATAAGCTGTTTCTTGTTCTATTAATGGTTATTTTATGCTTAGGCTTAGTTATGGTCACGAGTGCGTCAGTGCCTGTAGCCGCGCGTTTGTTTGATAACGAATTGCACTTTACTATTCGTCATTTAATTTATATCGGCATAGGAATTGGCTTATCAATCTTAGTACTATCTGTGCCAGTGCAGTGGTGGCATAACAGTAACTTATTGTTATTAATTGCTGGAGTAGTGTTACTGGTTGCTGTTTTGCTAGTTGGTAAAAATGTTAATGGTAGTACCCGTTGGTTGTCTTTGGGGCCGGTTGGTATTCAAGCCGCTGAGCCAGCTAAGTTGTTTTTCTTTGTCTATTTGTCTAGTTATTTAGTACGCCGGCATGAACAAGTACGAGAGAACTTTAAGGGCTTTTTAAAACCATTAATTATGCTGGTTGTTTTTGCTGGTTTACTACTAATGCAACCAGACTTAGGCACTGTTATTGTCATGTTTGCTACCACAGTAGCCTTGCTGTTTTTAGCGGGTGCTCGAATTTGGCAGTTTGGCTTATTGATTGTTACCGGTTTAATGTTAATTTTTGCCCTGATTTTTTATAGTGAATATCGCTGGAAACGTGTTACAGCTTTTCTTGATCCTTGGGATGATCCTTTTGGTAGTGGTTATCAATTAACCCAATCTTTAATGGCTTTTGGCCGCGGTAGCTGGTTTGGTCAAGGCTTGGGTAATAGCATTTTAAAGTTAGAATACTTACCAGAGGCTCATACTGACTTTATTTTAGCCGTTATAGCCGAAGAAACCGGCTTTGTTGGCGTGACTATTTTATTGGCTTTACTCTTTACTTTAGTTTACCGCGCTTTACGCATTGGCCAGCGGGCTTTAGCCAAAAATATGAGTTTTCATGGCTTTTTAGCCTACGCTTTAGCTATTTGGATTGGCTTTCAATCGGCAGTTAATATTGGTGTAGCAACTGGTGCCTTACCAACTAAGGGCTTAACTTTACCTTTCGTCAGTTCGGGTGGCAGTAGCTTAGTGGTAATGTTAATTGCAGCCGCCTTATTAATTCGGATTGACTTTGAAGCTCGCTTAAAAGGCCGTCAGGCCATTAGTGGTGGCCGCCATGCCTAA
- the murG gene encoding undecaprenyldiphospho-muramoylpentapeptide beta-N-acetylglucosaminyltransferase, whose product MPKSIHSPRILIMAGGTGGHIFPAKAVAMALLELGWQVHWLGSADRMEAQLVPQFGIPFHSITISGLRGKSKLSLLTAPWMLLKSVWQSLSVVKAVQPDVVLGFGGYASGPGGLAAWLRKVPLIIHEQNAVAGTTNKLLAKLAKQVLVAFPTAFPTLAKQQLVGNPVRAELIDAALTPAASKVLADNSLNILVIGGSLGAKALNEQLPAIFATAAASGQINVQHQTGSALLAATSAEYKALAQPGLSVTVAAFIDDMAAAYRWANIVICRAGASTVSEVASAGVAAIFVPLPNAIDDHQTANANWLSQQDAALVLKQTELTAANLLPLLQQWLTDKTPLQQLASAAKSCALDNATQSVVQFCQQVVAQPVTGTTI is encoded by the coding sequence ATGCCTAAATCAATCCATTCACCCCGTATTTTAATTATGGCCGGTGGCACCGGAGGCCATATCTTTCCAGCTAAAGCTGTTGCTATGGCTTTGTTAGAGCTGGGCTGGCAAGTGCATTGGTTAGGTAGTGCAGACAGAATGGAAGCGCAACTAGTGCCTCAATTTGGTATACCTTTTCATAGCATTACTATTTCTGGCTTACGTGGCAAAAGCAAATTATCGCTATTAACCGCACCTTGGATGTTGCTGAAATCAGTGTGGCAATCTTTAAGTGTTGTCAAAGCTGTTCAGCCTGATGTTGTGCTAGGCTTTGGTGGTTATGCTAGTGGACCAGGTGGCTTAGCGGCTTGGTTAAGAAAAGTGCCTTTAATTATTCATGAACAAAATGCGGTAGCGGGCACAACTAATAAGTTACTGGCAAAACTTGCTAAACAAGTTTTAGTCGCTTTTCCAACAGCATTTCCAACTTTAGCTAAGCAACAGCTAGTGGGTAACCCAGTACGGGCAGAATTAATTGATGCTGCTTTAACACCAGCAGCTAGCAAAGTGCTAGCAGATAACAGTTTAAATATTTTAGTCATTGGTGGCAGCTTAGGGGCAAAAGCTTTAAATGAGCAATTACCCGCTATTTTTGCTACGGCAGCAGCTTCTGGCCAGATAAATGTTCAGCATCAAACCGGCAGCGCCTTGTTAGCAGCAACTTCTGCAGAGTATAAAGCACTGGCTCAGCCAGGGTTAAGCGTTACTGTGGCAGCATTTATTGATGATATGGCCGCAGCTTACCGCTGGGCTAATATTGTTATTTGTCGGGCTGGCGCTTCAACCGTAAGTGAAGTCGCCAGTGCAGGTGTGGCAGCCATTTTTGTGCCGCTACCTAATGCGATTGATGATCATCAAACGGCTAATGCTAACTGGTTAAGCCAGCAAGATGCAGCATTAGTGCTTAAACAAACAGAATTAACGGCTGCCAACTTGCTGCCTTTATTACAGCAATGGTTAACAGATAAAACCCCATTACAACAACTTGCTAGTGCGGCCAAGAGCTGCGCCTTAGATAATGCTACGCAAAGTGTGGTGCAGTTTTGTCAGCAAGTTGTGGCGCAGCCCGTAACAGGAACAACGATATGA
- the murC gene encoding UDP-N-acetylmuramate--L-alanine ligase: MNQAPQQQKLAMRRVERIHFVGIGGAGMGGIAEVLVNEGYNVSGSDIAPSATTERLAELGAVVHFGHSANYIAGASVVVVSSAINPENPEISAARALRIPVVRRAEMLGELMRFRHGIAVAGTHGKTTTTSLLASIFAEAGTDPTFVIGGLLNSAGSNARLGAGRYLIAEADESDASFLHLQPLTSVVTNIEADHMDTYQGDFEKMKETYIEFCHNLPFYGVAVICLDDPVLRELIPQIGRTILTYGFSADADFVISDFAQLGTQTRFTITDPSGKQRQVQLNLPGKHNALNATAAFALAVDEGICETAILTALQQFEGIGRRFEQYGEFETGKGKVLMLDDYGHHPTEVAATIAAVRAAWPERRLVMAYQPHRYSRTRDLYEDFIKVLSSVDSLLLLEVYAAGEAPITGADSRSLCRSIRARGQLDPIYVATPAELASNIADVLQDGDVLITQGAGNIGFLVKQLVAMQLNIQQLKQTIGATV, from the coding sequence ATGAATCAGGCACCTCAACAGCAAAAACTTGCTATGCGCCGTGTAGAACGTATCCACTTTGTTGGCATAGGTGGTGCCGGCATGGGGGGGATAGCTGAAGTCTTAGTAAATGAAGGCTATAACGTATCTGGCTCAGATATAGCGCCAAGCGCAACAACAGAGCGCTTAGCCGAGCTAGGTGCAGTGGTACACTTTGGCCATAGTGCTAATTATATTGCCGGAGCCAGCGTTGTAGTTGTATCCAGTGCTATTAATCCAGAAAATCCTGAAATTAGTGCTGCTCGAGCTTTACGTATACCTGTAGTGCGTCGTGCTGAAATGCTGGGCGAACTGATGCGTTTTCGCCACGGGATTGCGGTTGCTGGCACTCATGGTAAAACTACTACCACAAGTTTATTAGCCTCTATTTTTGCCGAAGCTGGTACAGATCCAACCTTTGTTATTGGTGGCTTATTAAATTCAGCTGGCTCTAATGCCCGGTTAGGCGCGGGGCGTTATTTAATTGCAGAAGCAGATGAAAGCGATGCCTCATTTTTACATTTGCAACCACTCACCTCAGTGGTGACTAATATCGAAGCCGACCATATGGATACCTACCAAGGCGACTTTGAAAAAATGAAAGAAACTTATATCGAGTTTTGTCATAATTTACCCTTTTATGGTGTAGCGGTAATTTGTTTAGATGATCCAGTATTACGCGAGTTAATTCCACAAATTGGTCGGACTATTTTAACTTATGGCTTTAGTGCCGATGCTGATTTTGTGATCAGTGATTTTGCCCAGCTAGGCACGCAAACTCGTTTTACAATCACCGATCCCAGTGGTAAGCAACGCCAAGTACAACTGAATTTGCCAGGAAAGCATAATGCTTTAAATGCAACAGCCGCTTTTGCTTTAGCTGTAGATGAAGGCATTTGTGAAACTGCAATTTTAACTGCACTGCAGCAATTTGAAGGTATTGGTCGTCGCTTCGAGCAATATGGTGAGTTTGAGACTGGTAAGGGTAAAGTTTTAATGCTGGATGATTATGGCCATCATCCAACTGAGGTTGCGGCGACTATTGCCGCTGTGCGCGCTGCTTGGCCAGAGCGACGCTTAGTGATGGCTTATCAGCCGCATCGCTATAGCCGGACTCGCGATCTGTATGAAGACTTTATTAAAGTATTATCAAGCGTAGATAGTTTATTGTTGCTAGAAGTCTATGCTGCAGGTGAAGCCCCAATTACGGGGGCTGATAGTCGCAGTTTATGCCGCTCTATTCGCGCCCGAGGCCAACTAGATCCTATCTATGTTGCTACACCAGCCGAGCTTGCTAGTAATATTGCCGATGTATTGCAAGATGGTGATGTATTAATTACCCAAGGTGCAGGCAATATTGGCTTTTTAGTTAAACAATTAGTCGCTATGCAATTAAATATTCAGCAATTAAAGCAAACAATAGGAGCCACTGTATGA
- a CDS encoding D-alanine--D-alanine ligase codes for MTEKVAVLLGGHSAEREVSLRSGTAVLNALLASGVNAFAFDPKLQPITELVTSGATKVFIVLHGRGGEDGTMQGALQTLGLAYTGSGVLGSALAMDKIRCKRLFQAQNLATAPFAVVHSQDTDFASLLADLGGKVMVKPANEGSSIGMSAANNVAELEQAVKNALVYDTEILIERWISGREFTVSIVNDQVLPIIEMRTPHDFYDYDAKYQANTTEYLCPAPISAEQTALMQQCALQAFKAVGASGWGRVDLMMDSAGQHYLLEVNTVPGMTEKSLVPMAAKAAGMSFQQLVVAILAQADSHTTSKTELMSK; via the coding sequence ATGACAGAAAAAGTCGCCGTATTATTGGGTGGACATTCTGCAGAGCGCGAAGTCTCATTACGCTCAGGCACCGCTGTGTTAAATGCTTTACTCGCCAGCGGCGTTAATGCTTTTGCTTTTGATCCTAAGCTGCAACCTATAACCGAGCTAGTGACCAGTGGTGCTACTAAGGTATTTATTGTGTTACATGGTCGCGGCGGTGAAGATGGTACTATGCAAGGTGCCTTGCAAACACTGGGGTTAGCTTATACCGGTAGCGGTGTTTTAGGTTCAGCCTTAGCTATGGATAAAATTCGCTGTAAGCGCTTATTTCAAGCCCAAAACTTGGCTACCGCGCCTTTTGCTGTAGTACATAGTCAAGACACTGATTTTGCTAGTTTACTGGCAGACTTAGGTGGCAAAGTTATGGTTAAGCCAGCTAATGAAGGTTCTAGTATAGGTATGAGTGCCGCTAACAACGTGGCAGAGCTAGAGCAAGCTGTAAAAAATGCCTTAGTTTATGATACAGAAATCTTAATTGAGCGTTGGATCAGTGGCCGTGAATTTACGGTTTCTATTGTGAACGATCAAGTGCTACCCATTATAGAAATGCGTACACCTCATGACTTTTATGATTACGATGCTAAGTATCAAGCCAATACCACTGAATATCTATGCCCGGCACCTATTTCAGCCGAGCAAACTGCATTAATGCAACAATGTGCCTTACAAGCATTTAAAGCAGTTGGTGCCAGTGGTTGGGGCCGAGTAGATCTGATGATGGATAGCGCAGGCCAGCATTATTTATTAGAAGTAAACACAGTGCCAGGTATGACAGAAAAGTCATTAGTACCTATGGCAGCTAAAGCTGCTGGTATGAGTTTTCAGCAGCTAGTTGTGGCAATTTTAGCCCAAGCAGATAGCCACACTACTAGTAAAACGGAGCTAATGTCTAAATGA
- a CDS encoding cell division protein FtsQ/DivIB translates to MSQQPNTYGKQPAAFYAGLVFFVCSVIGVIWLGVAAHSWLQGQQAAPVQQVKLYGNFKQIEASSLHQLLQHQYVGNFFWVDVAEVQEFILQQPWVYQVAVRKQWPDALVVVVTEQQPVARWNQQQLINKQGDLFTAPIQELTAELPLLTGPEGSQQDALAMFEHIKGLLALYQYTPASLTLTERFSWQLTLSDGIALKLGREDILKRVQRFVELHPVISKYKTEPVSEVDLRYDTGIAVRYSNNQTKRKA, encoded by the coding sequence ATGAGTCAGCAACCGAACACTTATGGCAAACAACCTGCAGCATTCTATGCTGGCTTGGTGTTTTTCGTCTGTTCGGTTATAGGCGTTATATGGCTAGGGGTAGCGGCTCACTCTTGGTTACAAGGCCAGCAAGCTGCGCCAGTGCAGCAGGTTAAATTGTATGGCAATTTTAAGCAGATTGAAGCCAGTAGTTTACACCAGCTGTTACAACATCAGTATGTAGGTAATTTTTTTTGGGTAGATGTGGCAGAGGTGCAAGAGTTTATATTACAGCAACCTTGGGTATATCAGGTGGCCGTTCGTAAACAATGGCCAGATGCTTTAGTCGTGGTAGTAACAGAGCAACAGCCAGTAGCGCGCTGGAATCAGCAGCAATTAATTAATAAACAGGGCGACTTATTTACGGCGCCTATTCAAGAGCTAACAGCAGAGCTGCCGTTACTAACAGGGCCTGAAGGTAGCCAGCAAGATGCTTTGGCTATGTTTGAGCATATTAAAGGTTTACTGGCATTGTATCAGTATACTCCAGCCAGCTTAACCTTAACGGAGCGGTTTTCGTGGCAGTTAACCTTAAGCGATGGCATAGCCTTAAAATTAGGGCGCGAAGATATATTAAAACGGGTGCAGCGTTTTGTGGAACTGCATCCGGTAATTAGCAAATATAAAACTGAACCCGTTAGCGAAGTAGATTTACGCTACGACACCGGTATAGCTGTGCGTTACAGCAATAATCAGACGAAGAGAAAAGCATGA
- the ftsA gene encoding cell division protein FtsA — MTKSLERDLIVGLDIGTAQIKAVVGEITADNRLSIVGVGTHVSRGMDKGGVNDLNLVVQAVQRAINEAELMADCHISSVYLGISGKHIRCQNESGMVPINDTDVTAEDVLNVIHAAKSVPISAERRMLHVLPQEYSVDMQEGIKSPIGMSGVRMEAKAHIITCANDMAKNIEKCVERCGLQVDQLIFTALASSYAVLTDDEKELGVCVVDIGGGTIDIAIFTNGALRHTAVIPVAGNQVTSDIAKIFRTPISHAEDIKVQYACALRSMVGKEESIEVPSVGGRPARSMSRHTLAEVVEPRYQELFELVQEEIRSSGLEEQVAAGILLTGGTAKMEGAVEFAEDIFQMPVRVGQPMHISGLKEYVQDPAYASVVGLLLYGKDARTEQKKNADVRSTVSSFVKRISSWFKGEF; from the coding sequence ATGACCAAGTCTTTAGAACGAGATTTAATCGTAGGGTTAGATATAGGCACTGCGCAGATTAAAGCGGTAGTAGGCGAGATCACCGCTGATAATCGCTTAAGCATAGTTGGCGTAGGTACCCATGTTTCTCGCGGCATGGATAAAGGCGGTGTTAATGATCTTAATTTAGTGGTGCAAGCGGTGCAGCGGGCAATTAATGAAGCTGAACTTATGGCCGACTGCCATATCTCATCAGTGTATTTAGGTATTTCTGGTAAACATATCCGCTGCCAAAACGAAAGTGGTATGGTGCCAATTAATGATACTGACGTTACCGCAGAAGACGTATTAAATGTTATCCATGCCGCTAAATCGGTGCCTATTTCTGCAGAGCGCAGAATGCTGCACGTTTTACCGCAAGAATATTCAGTTGATATGCAAGAGGGAATTAAAAGCCCTATAGGCATGTCAGGCGTACGGATGGAAGCCAAGGCGCACATTATTACTTGCGCTAATGATATGGCTAAAAATATTGAAAAATGTGTAGAGCGTTGTGGCTTACAAGTTGATCAGCTTATTTTTACCGCTTTAGCTTCTAGTTATGCCGTATTAACTGATGATGAAAAAGAACTAGGTGTCTGTGTAGTCGATATTGGCGGTGGCACTATAGATATTGCCATCTTTACTAATGGTGCTTTACGCCATACTGCTGTGATCCCAGTGGCAGGAAATCAAGTAACGAGTGATATCGCTAAAATATTCCGCACGCCAATTAGTCATGCAGAAGATATTAAAGTGCAGTATGCTTGCGCGCTGCGTAGCATGGTGGGTAAAGAAGAAAGTATTGAAGTACCAAGCGTAGGTGGCAGACCCGCACGTTCAATGTCACGCCATACCTTAGCTGAAGTGGTTGAGCCACGTTATCAAGAATTATTTGAACTGGTACAAGAAGAAATTCGCAGCTCAGGCTTAGAGGAGCAAGTTGCAGCAGGAATACTGCTTACAGGCGGCACGGCCAAAATGGAAGGTGCAGTTGAGTTTGCTGAAGATATATTTCAAATGCCGGTACGTGTAGGGCAACCTATGCATATCAGCGGATTAAAAGAGTATGTACAAGATCCGGCCTACGCCAGTGTGGTCGGGTTATTGTTATACGGCAAGGATGCACGCACAGAGCAGAAAAAAAATGCCGATGTGCGCAGTACAGTTAGCAGTTTCGTTAAACGGATCAGCAGCTGGTTTAAAGGTGAGTTTTAA
- the ftsZ gene encoding cell division protein FtsZ, translating into MFELMENHSQEAVIKVIGVGGGGGNAVEYMVASNIEGVEFIAANTDAQALRNSSANITLQLGATVTKGLGAGANPEIGRRSAEEDRENIKKTIQGADMIFIAAGMGGGTGTGAAPVVAEIARELGILTVAVVTKPFPFEGKKRTAYADEGILELSKHVDSLITIPNDKLLKVLGKGTSLLDAFKAANNVLLGAVQGIAELITRPGLINVDFADVRTVMAEMGTAMMGSGRASGPDRAEEAAEQAISSPLLEDIDLSGAKGILVNITAGLDISIEEFEIVGNAVKAFASENATVVVGAVIDTEMADELRVTVVATGIGAERRPDISLVQSSRQLETSRPVYGTAGGNALQSETQTVRVEQQQVQTQAHSHVNTQQQPTAKAQAESKTNIDIFDIPAFLRKQAD; encoded by the coding sequence ATGTTTGAATTAATGGAAAACCACAGCCAAGAAGCTGTAATTAAAGTAATAGGTGTTGGCGGCGGCGGCGGTAACGCTGTTGAATATATGGTTGCCAGCAATATTGAAGGTGTTGAATTTATAGCAGCAAATACCGATGCACAAGCATTACGTAATTCATCTGCTAATATCACCTTACAACTAGGGGCAACTGTCACTAAAGGTTTAGGCGCCGGAGCTAACCCTGAAATTGGCCGTCGTTCAGCAGAAGAAGATCGCGAAAATATCAAAAAAACTATCCAAGGTGCTGATATGATCTTTATCGCTGCCGGTATGGGTGGTGGCACAGGTACAGGCGCAGCGCCAGTAGTAGCAGAAATTGCCCGCGAGCTAGGCATTTTGACTGTTGCTGTGGTCACTAAGCCTTTCCCATTTGAAGGCAAAAAGCGTACTGCTTATGCTGACGAAGGTATTTTAGAATTAAGTAAGCATGTTGACTCTTTAATCACTATTCCTAATGACAAGTTATTAAAAGTATTAGGTAAAGGCACTAGCTTACTCGATGCTTTTAAAGCGGCTAATAACGTATTATTAGGTGCAGTACAAGGTATTGCCGAGTTAATTACTCGCCCAGGTTTAATCAACGTCGACTTTGCAGACGTCCGTACTGTTATGGCGGAAATGGGCACTGCTATGATGGGTAGTGGCCGTGCTTCAGGGCCAGACCGAGCAGAAGAAGCCGCAGAACAAGCTATTTCTAGCCCGTTACTAGAAGATATCGATTTATCAGGTGCTAAAGGTATTTTAGTCAACATTACTGCTGGCCTAGATATTAGTATTGAAGAATTCGAAATCGTTGGTAATGCCGTTAAAGCCTTTGCTTCAGAAAATGCGACTGTTGTTGTAGGTGCGGTAATTGATACCGAGATGGCCGATGAGTTGCGGGTAACTGTAGTAGCTACCGGTATTGGTGCAGAGCGTCGCCCTGATATTAGCTTAGTGCAAAGTAGCCGTCAGCTTGAAACTAGCCGTCCTGTGTATGGTACTGCTGGTGGTAATGCCTTGCAGTCAGAAACGCAAACGGTACGTGTTGAGCAGCAGCAAGTGCAAACGCAAGCCCATAGCCATGTGAATACTCAGCAGCAACCAACAGCTAAGGCACAAGCAGAAAGCAAAACGAATATAGATATTTTTGATATTCCAGCATTTTTGCGTAAACAAGCAGACTAA
- the lpxC gene encoding UDP-3-O-acyl-N-acetylglucosamine deacetylase, whose product MTKQRTISKIVSSIGVGLHKGEKVTLTLRPAPDNTGIVFRRVDLNPIVDFKVSPELVGDTVMCTCLINENGVRLSTTEHLMAAVAGLGIDNLVIEVDSEEIPIMDGSANPFVYLLLEAGVTEQRLAKKFIRIKKAVRVEDGDKWAEFKPYHGFKIDFAIDFDHPVISETVQHMQLDFSAAGFIKDISRARTFGFLHEVEYLRANNLALGGSFDNAVVLDEYRVLNQDGLRYEDEFIKHKILDAVGDLYMAGHSILGEFSSFKTGHALNNQLLCEVLAHQENWEFVTFEHKEEMPISYLAPQLA is encoded by the coding sequence ATGACTAAACAACGTACAATTAGTAAAATTGTCAGCTCTATTGGGGTTGGGTTACACAAAGGCGAGAAGGTTACGCTTACTCTCCGGCCTGCGCCTGATAACACAGGAATTGTGTTTCGCCGTGTAGATCTAAACCCTATAGTTGACTTTAAAGTGTCACCAGAACTGGTAGGTGATACGGTGATGTGTACCTGTTTAATTAATGAAAACGGCGTCCGTTTGTCTACTACTGAGCATTTAATGGCAGCAGTAGCGGGATTGGGCATAGATAACTTAGTTATTGAAGTTGATTCGGAAGAAATTCCAATAATGGACGGCAGTGCTAATCCTTTTGTTTACTTGCTACTTGAAGCCGGTGTCACCGAGCAGCGTTTAGCTAAAAAGTTTATTCGGATTAAAAAAGCAGTGCGAGTAGAAGACGGTGATAAATGGGCAGAGTTTAAGCCTTATCACGGTTTTAAAATTGATTTCGCCATTGATTTTGATCACCCTGTGATCTCCGAAACCGTGCAGCATATGCAACTAGACTTTTCAGCTGCTGGCTTTATTAAAGATATAAGCCGTGCCCGTACTTTTGGTTTCTTGCATGAAGTAGAATATTTACGCGCTAATAATTTAGCTTTAGGCGGCAGTTTTGATAATGCGGTAGTTTTAGATGAATACCGAGTATTAAATCAAGATGGCTTACGTTATGAAGATGAATTTATTAAGCATAAAATACTTGATGCTGTAGGTGACTTATATATGGCAGGTCATAGCATTTTAGGCGAATTTAGCAGTTTTAAAACTGGCCATGCTTTAAATAACCAATTGCTATGTGAAGTTTTAGCTCATCAAGAAAACTGGGAATTTGTTACCTTCGAGCATAAAGAAGAGATGCCAATTTCATATTTAGCACCACAACTAGCTTAA
- a CDS encoding DciA family protein, translating into MVRFTEKPKDINKVLAHSSLATQQQQVKLMQQLNTVLAQVLQLEQLSFCRVTTIRDGRAIILCSSPTWLTRLKMQRDAILDNFRKKILPDLAGIEIEASPTGQTRQFKVEIAQPTLVQHSLSKQAAEALLAVAEGADGKLKQALLNLANNRTK; encoded by the coding sequence ATGGTACGTTTTACTGAAAAACCAAAGGATATCAATAAGGTATTAGCCCATAGCTCGCTAGCAACCCAACAGCAGCAGGTTAAACTGATGCAACAGCTAAATACGGTATTAGCACAAGTATTACAGCTTGAGCAGCTTAGCTTTTGCCGAGTAACCACTATTCGTGACGGTAGAGCCATAATATTATGTAGCTCGCCGACTTGGCTTACTCGACTTAAAATGCAGCGCGACGCTATTCTAGACAATTTTCGCAAGAAAATCTTGCCTGATTTAGCAGGGATTGAAATTGAAGCTTCGCCAACAGGGCAAACTCGACAGTTTAAGGTTGAAATTGCTCAGCCTACTCTAGTGCAGCACAGCTTATCTAAGCAAGCTGCTGAGGCGTTATTGGCAGTAGCGGAAGGCGCAGATGGTAAGCTAAAACAAGCCTTACTAAATTTAGCTAATAATAGAACCAAGTAA